Proteins encoded by one window of Chryseobacterium aquaeductus:
- the tsaD gene encoding tRNA (adenosine(37)-N6)-threonylcarbamoyltransferase complex transferase subunit TsaD, which yields MSDSIILGIESSCDDTSAAIIKGNSILSNIAANQEIHKEYGGVVPELASRAHQQNIIPVVEKSLNEANIQQNAISAIGFTRGPGLLGSLLVGTSFAKSLAMSLDIPLIEVNHLQAHILAHFIDDANPVPPKFPFLCLTVSGGHTMIVLVKDYFYMEIIGKTIDDAAGEAFDKIGKIFDLDYPAGPIIDRLSKEGNPDAFQFNKPRLENYDYSFSGIKTSVLYFIQKEVKKNPNFIKENMNDLCASVQKCIIEILMNKLEKAAKDLNIKEVAIAGGVSANSALRKVMQDNHQRLGWDIYIPKFEYTTDNAAMIAMVAQLKFERGEFTDLRTTAISKYDL from the coding sequence ATGAGTGACTCTATAATTTTAGGTATCGAATCGTCTTGTGACGATACTTCAGCAGCGATTATCAAAGGAAATTCTATTCTTTCCAACATTGCCGCCAACCAAGAGATTCATAAAGAATATGGTGGCGTTGTTCCTGAGCTTGCGTCACGAGCTCATCAGCAGAATATTATTCCTGTTGTAGAAAAATCCTTAAACGAAGCAAATATACAACAAAATGCAATCTCTGCCATAGGCTTTACCCGCGGTCCAGGACTTTTGGGTTCTCTTCTTGTAGGAACTTCTTTTGCTAAGTCTCTGGCTATGAGCTTAGATATTCCCTTAATTGAGGTCAATCACCTTCAGGCGCATATCTTGGCGCACTTCATCGACGATGCAAATCCTGTGCCGCCAAAATTCCCATTTTTGTGTCTTACCGTCAGTGGCGGACATACCATGATTGTCTTGGTTAAAGATTATTTCTACATGGAAATTATCGGGAAAACAATTGACGATGCCGCAGGTGAAGCTTTTGATAAAATTGGAAAAATTTTCGACTTAGATTATCCCGCAGGGCCGATTATCGACAGGTTGTCCAAAGAAGGAAATCCCGATGCTTTTCAATTTAACAAACCAAGATTAGAAAATTACGACTACTCTTTCAGCGGAATCAAGACTTCAGTTTTGTATTTCATTCAGAAAGAAGTGAAGAAAAATCCAAATTTCATTAAAGAAAATATGAATGATCTTTGCGCATCAGTACAAAAATGCATTATCGAAATTCTGATGAATAAACTGGAGAAAGCTGCGAAAGATTTAAACATAAAAGAAGTTGCCATTGCTGGTGGAGTCTCTGCCAATTCTGCGCTAAGAAAAGTGATGCAAGATAATCATCAAAGATTGGGCTGGGATATTTACATTCCGAAATTTGAATATACAACAGATAATGCCGCAATGATTGCCATGGTTGCCCAATTAAAATTTGAACGTGGAGAATTTACAGATCTGAGAACAACAGCAATTTCAAAATACGATTTATAA
- a CDS encoding RsmE family RNA methyltransferase, with product MKLFFGEISNDLVIINEEEQQHIVKVLRMKDGEKIHITDGKGNLASGKLIIEGKKAGIEVLEIKTETPDFNPKLHIAIAPTKNIDRIEFFVEKAVEMGISEITILQTEKTERKNLNIDKIRKQAIAASKQSLRFHFPVINDLIKLSDFLKNINSETTFVAHCNENLERIHLNEIPKLESYTFLIGPEGDFSDREIQFLAEKGIKAVSLGNQRLRTETAGVFVAAWNYNKMI from the coding sequence ATGAAACTTTTTTTTGGCGAAATCAGTAATGATTTAGTAATCATCAACGAAGAAGAGCAACAGCATATCGTGAAAGTTCTTCGTATGAAAGACGGTGAGAAAATCCATATTACGGATGGAAAAGGAAATCTTGCTTCCGGAAAGTTGATTATTGAAGGCAAGAAAGCAGGAATTGAGGTTTTAGAAATCAAAACGGAAACGCCTGATTTTAATCCTAAACTTCACATTGCTATTGCTCCGACAAAAAATATTGACAGAATTGAATTTTTCGTTGAAAAAGCAGTAGAAATGGGAATTTCTGAGATTACAATACTTCAGACTGAAAAAACTGAACGTAAAAATCTGAATATCGATAAAATCAGGAAACAGGCGATTGCCGCTTCTAAACAAAGTCTGAGATTCCATTTCCCGGTCATTAATGATTTAATTAAATTATCTGATTTCCTGAAAAATATAAATTCTGAAACAACTTTTGTAGCGCACTGCAACGAAAATTTAGAAAGAATTCATTTAAACGAAATTCCAAAACTAGAAAGTTATACTTTTTTGATTGGTCCTGAAGGCGATTTTTCAGATAGAGAAATTCAGTTTTTAGCCGAAAAAGGAATTAAAGCCGTTTCGCTCGGAAATCAAAGATTGAGAACAGAAACTGCAGGCGTTTTTGTAGCCGCATGGAATTACAACAAAATGATTTAA